GCCCGGCAGGACGCCCCAGCGCACGGGGTATGAAAACCTATGCTGGGGTAGGAAGCAGGCGTGCGCCCGAGGATGTGCTAAAGCTGATGGGGAAGATTGCCCGGCGGCTGGCGGAGCGGGGCTGGGCGCTGCGAACGGGTGGGGCAGAAGGGGCTGACCGGGCGTTTGAGCGGGGAGCCCGTGCGGGGGGTGGAGCGGTCGAGGTGTTTCTGCCCTGGCCGGGATACAACGGCTACCGGGAAGGAGCGCTGAAAGCCCCGAGCTCGGAGGCGGTGCGGCTGGCGGCAGCGTTGCACCCGGCCTGGAATCGGCTCTCTCAGGGCGTGCAGAAGCTCATGGCCCGCAATAGCCACCAGGTGTTGGGGGCTGGCCTCGATGACCCGGTGGCCTTCGTCCTCTGCTGGACACCGGACGGGGCCGAGTCGGAGCAAGAATGCGGGCCGGAAACTGGTGGCACGGGGCAGGCGATCCGGCTGGCCTCGAGGTGGGGCGTGCCCGTGGTCAACCTCAAAAGAGAGGACGCGTTGGAGAAGATAGCTCGGCTGGTCAAGGGTTGAACCAGGGGGCGGCAGGAGCCGCCCCCCTCCGGTGGGCATGAAAACGCTAGCGATCACCATCGGGGTCTTCAGGAATCAGGTCTATGCCTACCGGCTGCGACAGGGCGAGGAGGGGCGGGTGCGCCTCGAGTTCGGTCTCAAGGGGAGCGAGCGGGTGTGGGAGTGGCGGCCCTGGAAGGAGGGGGGCCTGGAGCAGATGCGGACGCTGTACCAGACCCTCCAGGCGCACGACCGGGGGCGGTGGCTGAAGGTGGAGTAGTATTACATGGTATGATATACCCATGCGAACCACCATCTACCTGCCCGATGACCTCGCCCGGGTGGTGGAGGCCTATCTGAAGGAGCACCCCCAGACCAGCCTCTCGGCCCTGGTGCGGGAAGCGCTGGAGGCCAGGTTGCGCCGCAACCCGGCGGCCCTTTTGGATCTGGCCGGGGTCGTCGAGAAGGCCTCAGGGAGTGCCGGGGAAGGGGCTGAGGACCGCCTGTACCGCCAGGAGCGATGACCCCGCAAAGGCTGGTTCTGGACTCGGGGCCGCTGATCGCGCTCTTCCACGCCGCCGACCCCGACCACGAGGCGGCGGTGCGCGGGTTCCGCGCGCTGGCGGAGGGGAATAGCCGCCTGATCACCCCCCTGCCGGTGGTGTTCGAGGTGTACAAGTGGCTGCTCTTCGAGGGGGGTGCGGCGGTGGCCCGGCGGGCCCTGGAGGGGATGGTGGAGGCGTTGGAGGTCGTTCCGCTCGGGCTGGAAGACCTCGAGGCCATCCGGGTGCTGCTGGCCTCGAGGCCGGAGTGGAGGGGCACCCTGGAGGACGCGGGCGTGGTGCTCCTGGCCCTGCGGTCCAAAGCCCCGGTGTGGACGCTGAACTACCGCGACCTGGGGGTGTTCAGGGAGCTGTCGTTCTGGGCGGGCTGAGGGCTCTTGCCCCCTTGTCGCTCCTGAGCGAGTGGCGAGGGGGCAAGAACCACACGGTATTGCCTCTACGTGGTAATCTGTTCCCAGGAGGTAAAACCATGATCAGCACGGCAGTCTGGAGCAGCCGGATTCAGGCCGCTCTGGGGCGTGAGCCTCGGAGCGTGCAGGAGGCCCTCGAGGGTCTCCGGCAGGTCCTCAGGAGGGACGGGGTGAGCAAGGAGGAGTTCTTCAGGGCGGCCCGCGAGGGGTGGCGCTTCGAGCGCTTCCCCAAGGGCGACCGGGTGGCCCTCATCGTCTGGGCGGCCCTGAAGGAGGCCCTGGAGAAGGCCCGCAAGCACCTCGGCCATGGGACTCCCTCCACCCTGGTCGTTCGCAAGGACGACTCGGTGAAGGAGGAGGTCAAAGGGGTCAAGCCCGTGGGAACGTGGAAAGGCCCGGATCGGGTCTATGAAGTGTTCCCGTGGGACTTGCGTACCGCAGTGCGTAAGGGAACTCAAATCCAGCACCCCCAGTACGGCCAGGGAACCGTCCTCGAGGTGAACGGCAATGCCGTCACCGTGGGCTTCAAGGTGGGCCGTAAGAAGCTCGCTCTGAAAGCTACCAAGAGGATGCTCCTGGACAAGTACGCAGCCCAGCCCGACCGCCGGGTAGCCGACGCCAAGGGCTGGCTCGAGCGCTTCCTCTCCTCCGCTGAGGAAGTCCGGGGGATGAGCCGCCTGGAGCGGGAGGAGGAGCTCGCGGGCAACCCGCACTTCTCCGAAGGCCTCGTCTCGCAAGAGACGGTGGAGCGGCTGGCGAAGGTGGGTATTGCGGTAGACCCCTACAACCTTGAGGGACTGGCTTCGCTGGTGGATTCCCTCGCCGCCCGGGAAGAGAAGTTCAAGGAGGGCATCCTGGGGATCACCCTCCTCAGAACCCGTGACGGCCTTGCCGTCGGCTTCCGCAAGCCGGGCTTGTGGGAGACGAAAGTCGCTCCCGACGCAGGGCGTGAGAGCTTTGCCGCGCTCGTCGAAGCGCAGATGGCCCACGTGGTTCTGGCGGAGATGCTCCAGGAAGAGGGCTGGTCGGTGGGCGAGGTGCGCGGGCACCTCGGCAAGCTGGCCCGGGCTCTTTCACCGGCTGATGCCAAGCGGCTCTTCGGTCTCTTGCAGGAGATCGCCGCCCTCCGCCTCTTGAAGGCGGAACTGCATCGTGCCGGGTTTGCACCCGTTCGGGCCGTCGCTTACCGCGACTCGAGCGGGGAAGTCGTCTACACCGCGCCGGTGTACGGCTAAAGGTAAGCGTCCTTTCCTGCCTCTCGGAGAAAGTCCTTTTCTCTGAGGGGTTCTTCTTTTGAGAGCCAGGGGGCCTGCGGCCCCGACGGGATGGGCAAGGAGGTCGGTATGGAGTTCAAGAAGGTCAGCAGCGGGTACATGGTCAGGAGCGAGGGCAAGGTGCTCACGCGGGCTAACCCCGGCTGGGGCGGGGCGGTGGGCACCTTGCGGGGGCCGGACGGGGTGGAGTGGCGGTATTTCCCCACGCTGGACGAGGCCCTGCTGGATCCCGATTTCGGGTCGCTGGTGGAGGCCGGTGAGGCGTGGTGGCGGGAGGTGGAGGCGTGAAGGTTGTCTCGCGCCCCCGCTTCATCTACCCCAACCTCGGGCACGGTCATGCCTGGTACGGCGTGGACGTGTACCGGCTGGGGCTGGCGGTGCTGGTGGTGTTGCGCGACCAGGACGACCATGAGGGTCCCAGCCTGACCAATGCCCTGGAGGGGATGGCCCGCAAGGTGCGGCGGGAGCTCCTCGAGGAGGCCGGGCTGGCGGGCCTGAAGACCCACTGGATCACCTGGAGCCGCACCGACGGGATCGCCAGCGTGGTCAGCTTCACGGACGAGGAGGCCCTGGCGGGCCCCCGGTGGAGCTACCTCCCCCCCGCCGAGTTCGCAAAGGTTCTCGCC
This region of Meiothermus cerbereus DSM 11376 genomic DNA includes:
- a CDS encoding ribbon-helix-helix domain-containing protein, encoding MRTTIYLPDDLARVVEAYLKEHPQTSLSALVREALEARLRRNPAALLDLAGVVEKASGSAGEGAEDRLYRQER
- a CDS encoding type II toxin-antitoxin system VapC family toxin translates to MTPQRLVLDSGPLIALFHAADPDHEAAVRGFRALAEGNSRLITPLPVVFEVYKWLLFEGGAAVARRALEGMVEALEVVPLGLEDLEAIRVLLASRPEWRGTLEDAGVVLLALRSKAPVWTLNYRDLGVFRELSFWAG